A genomic region of Venturia canescens isolate UGA chromosome 9, ASM1945775v1, whole genome shotgun sequence contains the following coding sequences:
- the LOC122415926 gene encoding protein sister of odd and bowel-like has translation MDLTEAFAPGAPGEDLGKTDFFDFVVSPPPHCASGGAGGVVITDDDNFLHRTCARGMSFLHQDPRHDDHDSRDIHTSSGVSFIKETNNNTLTALPPVSTITGSLSHHNAVRNHGCPVTGTEQVPMDQSDCDYWGGSDGKEQTCNILLEDLNKYCWSAHTNSQAQNDNVAVVHGGNEAGHRTSNSGGCTGNDRHQNTDGAIYTLTVLNNEANSMDALDCCKSPAAPSNDSWSLRPNLDLDAILSMEPSPAEQEHDVQNSVNDVTRTERFHVIATPSSQYTTDDSGFVESKDSCGRGQNNSHVDNNNDWKLSDQNHLQDAVAAAAAAANDSAESLLRSALQGKLYSGTTQIASPSSSQSSTMSLSVTNSTASSLQLLQDQGQQQQQMQQDESMHGCTEEDLLLSQLETTTYRPGDYEKLKSIANEVVESYCNLEPVCNVSATTTVMYTLDPTSGSLGTITLPADLGQVGTVTVVTAAQQDQLVQAATTTDITPVTTTTTNNTQIPITPSRGGGTKAPKKYSRKPKGSAANSANANGNSGTASCSGNGNTSNGQATSGNGGSPGSLPRKERSLHYCSICSKGFKDKYSVNVHIRTHTGEKPFACSICGKSFRQKAHLAKHYQTHITQKPNVGSAGSSASSNASNTSPTCTDVVTSTRTLPDSATACNPSS, from the coding sequence ATGGACCTCACCGAGGCGTTCGCGCCTGGTGCACCCGGCGAGGATCTCGGGAAGACAGACTTTTTTGACTTCGTAGTATCGCCACCGCCACACTGCGCATCCGGCGGAGCCGGAGGTGTCGTAATAACCGACGACGATAATTTTCTTCATCGTACCTGTGCTCGTGGCATGAGCTTTCTTCATCAGGATCCAAGACACGATGACCACGATAGTCGTGATATTCATACGAGTAGCGGGGTATCTTTTATTAAAGAAACGAACAATAATACGTTGACGGCATTGCCACCAGTATCGACGATAACCGGTTCTCTGAGTCATCACAACGCGGTACGCAATCACGGTTGTCCGGTCACCGGTACGGAACAAGTTCCCATGGATCAATCCGACTGTGATTATTGGGGTGGCAGTGACGGCAAGGAACAAACGTGTAATATATTGCTCGAAGATTTGAACAAGTATTGTTGGTCGGCGCATACCAACAGCCAAGCTCAAAATGACAACGTGGCTGTTGTGCACGGTGGTAACGAAGCTGGGCATAGAACATCGAACAGCGGAGGCTGCACCGGTAACGATCGGCATCAGAATACGGACGGTGCGATTTACACGCTGACAGTATTGAACAACGAAGCAAATTCGATGGACGCGTTGGACTGTTGCAAAAGTCCGGCAGCTCCCTCCAACGATTCATGGTCCCTGCGGCCGAACTTGGATCTCGACGCGATATTGAGTATGGAGCCGAGTCCAGCGGAGCAGGAGCACGATGTACAAAACTCGGTTAACGACGTGACGCGAACGGAGAGGTTCCACGTCATAGCAACCCCGTCCTCGCAATATACGACCGACGACAGTGGCTTCGTCGAGAGCAAAGACTCGTGCGGTCGAGGACAGAACAACTCCCACGTCGACAACAACAACGATTGGAAGCTTTCCGATCAGAATCATCTCCAAGATGCAGTCGCCGCGGCTGCAGCAGCCGCCAACGACTCCGCCGAGTCTCTTCTGCGGAGCGCCCTCCAGGGAAAATTGTATTCGGGTACGACGCAAATCGCCTCGCCCTCGTCCTCGCAGTCCTCGACGATGTCGTTATCCGTGACGAACAGCACGGCGAGCAGTCTCCAACTGCTGCAGGATCAGGgtcaacaacagcaacaaatgCAACAGGACGAATCGATGCACGGCTGTACGGAAGAGGATCTGCTCCTTTCACAATTGGAAACGACGACTTATAGACCGGGCGATTACGAGAAGCTGAAGAGCATCGCGAACGAGGTCGTCGAATCCTACTGCAATCTTGAACCCGTGTGCAACGTATCTGCTACGACAACGGTCATGTACACGCTGGATCCAACGAGCGGTAGCCTCGGGACGATAACGCTTCCGGCGGATCTTGGCCAAGTGGGTACGGTGACGGTTGTCACTGCGGCTCAACAGGACCAGCTGGTCCAGGCAGCGACAACGACGGACATAACCCCGGTCACGACGACCACCACGAACAATACTCAGATTCCGATAACTCCGTCTCGAGGTGGAGGCACCAAAGCGCCCAAGAAGTACAGCAGAAAGCCCAAGGGCTCAGCTGCCAATTCGGCAAACGCCAACGGCAATTCTGGCACTGCTTCTTGCAGCGGTAACGGTAACACGAGCAACGGACAAGCCACCAGTGGAAACGGTGGATCCCCGGGATCTTTACCCCGCAAGGAAAGGTCCCTTCATTACTGCAGCATATGCAGCAAAGGTTTCAAGGACAAATACAGCGTTAACGTTCACATTAGAACTCACACCGGTGAAAAACCCTTCGCTTGCTCCATATGCGGCAAGAGCTTTCGTCAAAAGGCCCATCTCGCCAAGCACTATCAGACTCACATTACTCAGAAACCAAACGTGGGCAGTGCAGGGAGCAGCGCGAGTAGCAACGCTAGTAACACCAGTCCGACTTGTACGGACGTCGTAACGAGTACCAGAACTCTTCCTGACTCAGCCACTGCGTGCAATCCATCCAGCTAG